TCGCGGCTCCTGGCGTCAACGTGCGCTCGGCCTGGAGCAACGGCGCGTACAACTCGATCAGCGGCACCTCGATGGCCGCGCCGCACCTCGCGGGCGCGGTCGCGCTGATGTGGTCGTCGGCTCCGGCGCTGGTCGGCGACATCAACGCCACCCGCACGATCCTTGATCAGTCTGCGGTGGACACCTCGGATCTGACCTGCGGCGGCACGGCGGCCAACAACAACGTCTGGGGCGAGGGCAAGCTCGATGCCTTCGCTGCGGTCGATCAGTCGCCGCGCGGCCCGATGGGCACGCTCCAGGGCACCGTCACCAACGCCAGCACGGGCGCGGCGCTGAGCGGCGCGACGGTTCAGGCAACAGGTCCGTCGAACCGCACCACGACGACCAGCAGCACGGGCGCGTACTCGATGCAACTGCCGGTCGGCACCTACACGCTGACCGTGAGCCTGTTCGGCTATAGCACACAGACGATCACCGGCGTCGTGATCAGCAACGGCGTGACGACGACTCGCAACGTCGCGCTGGCACCAGCGCCGTCGTTCCCCGTCTCCGGCAGGGTGCTCACCACCAGCGGCGTGCCGCTCGCCAACGCTACGGTGACGATCCTCAACACGACGATCGCACCGGCGACCACGGATGCGAATGGCGCGTACAGCTTCGCGAGCGTGCCGCAGGGCACGTACAGCATCAAGGCCGAGGCCGGGCTGTGCAGCAATGCGCAGACGCAGAGCCTCGTGGTGGATGCCGCCAAGACGCTCAACTTCTCGCTGACACAGCGCACGGATGGCACCTACGTCTGCGAGATCGCCGGATTCAGCTACATCAGCGCCAATACCGTCCTGTCGTTGACCGGAGACGATACCTCGACGCAAGTCGCGCTGCCGTTCTCGTTCCGCTTCTACGGCAAGCAGTACACCACGGCCTACGTCTCGACCAACGGCTTCCTGAACTTCAGCGCGGCCAACTCGTCCTACTCGAACACGGCCATTCCCAGCGCGGGCACGCCCAACGCGGGGATCTATCCGTTCTGGGATGACCTCTACGTCGATGCCTCGGCCAGCGTGCGCACGCAAACCCTGGGCACGTCGCCTAACCGTCAGTTCGTGATCGAGTGGCGCAACGTCCACGTCTATGCTGATACGACCCGGCGACTGGACTTCGAGGTCATCCTGCACGAGAACGGGCAGATCGTGACGCAGTACCGCAACCTGGCCGCCGACGGTCGCGAGCAGGGCAACTCGGCGACGGTCGGCATCGAGAACGATACCGGCAGCGTGGCGCTTCAGTACTCGTTCAACCAGCCCACGCTCAGCAGCAACCTGGCGATTCGCTACCGCTAGGCAGCCACACGCCGACCAACCACCCGTAAGCAGCACCCCAGGCCAATCTTCGGCCTGGGGTGCGTCCTTTCACGCGCTCTCATCCCGCCCCTGCTCGCTTGCTCCACGATCCGTGATTGACGAATCGCGCCGAATGTCGTATTTGGTTAACCTACCGTCAGGGCGGGGTTGGGGGCGTCCCCTAAAGCTCCTTCTCTCATCTATCGATAACACACAGGAGTTCCCGAAAGGCCCTTTGAACACAGCGGAGCGGCGGTGAAAGATTGGTTTGCGCATTGTAAAGACCTCAAAGAGGCTCAGGCGGAGTACCGGCGGCTGTGCTTCAAGTATCACCCCGATCACGGCGGCGATACGACGATGATGCAGGCGATCAATGTGGCCTATACGGAGTTCAAGCTGGAGCTGACAGCGTCCAGACCAGCGGCAACGTCCGCCCGCTCACGCTGGCAGCGCCCGCAGCGCCAGCGTCCGGCGGACACGCCGCCATCACGGCCCGCGCCTGAGCCTGAGCCGATGCCGATTCATTCGCGCGATTATTTCAAAAGCATCTGGCGTCGCGAGCCGTGGCAGCCGATGCCGAACGGCGGTGTCGCCCGCGTCCTCTGGGGCCATACCGTGCTGCTCTTTCAGCATCCTGAGCGCAAATATCGGGGCGCGTGGTTCGTGGTGCTCGACGAC
The sequence above is drawn from the Herpetosiphonaceae bacterium genome and encodes:
- a CDS encoding S8 family serine peptidase, whose product is RRTFRWTTLLILAMLVFPLIASASSQPKPLARIDAKVLEQATAKNETTFWVILRDRADLQAAYGIKNWKERGDFVVNQLKAVAERSQKGLHGLLKSRGKTYESFWIANAIKVTADHATIKELAARPEVEQIINDDPQRLPEPIPGEEEARIQAIEWGISRIRADQVWSTFNVRGEGIVVANIDTGVLHTHPALVNQYRGRQADGTFNHNYNWHDPANACNNGRTVPCDNNGHGTHTMGTMVGDDGGTNQIGVAPRAKWIAAKGCESNSCSNSSLLSSGQWVLAPTDLSGQNARSDLRPNIVNNSWGGGGNNTWYQSTVQAWVAAGIFPAFSNGNSGPSCATSGSPGDYAESYSVGAFDINNAIASFSSRGSSTLGGIKPDIAAPGVNVRSAWSNGAYNSISGTSMAAPHLAGAVALMWSSAPALVGDINATRTILDQSAVDTSDLTCGGTAANNNVWGEGKLDAFAAVDQSPRGPMGTLQGTVTNASTGAALSGATVQATGPSNRTTTTSSTGAYSMQLPVGTYTLTVSLFGYSTQTITGVVISNGVTTTRNVALAPAPSFPVSGRVLTTSGVPLANATVTILNTTIAPATTDANGAYSFASVPQGTYSIKAEAGLCSNAQTQSLVVDAAKTLNFSLTQRTDGTYVCEIAGFSYISANTVLSLTGDDTSTQVALPFSFRFYGKQYTTAYVSTNGFLNFSAANSSYSNTAIPSAGTPNAGIYPFWDDLYVDASASVRTQTLGTSPNRQFVIEWRNVHVYADTTRRLDFEVILHENGQIVTQYRNLAADGREQGNSATVGIENDTGSVALQYSFNQPTLSSNLAIRYR